In Thalassospira marina, the following are encoded in one genomic region:
- a CDS encoding TRAP transporter substrate-binding protein, protein MKRLSLRKTVIGLLAGATALAGATCANAADITLKISHYLPPSHGFQKDFLEPWAKQLEEKTNGKVEVKIYDATSAFGKIDRQADQVKAGVIDMAVGLNGIPRDRYPAASIVEMPFLVKYADSGSETLWNLYKEGMLGSDYQGFKVLALFTHEGGLIHTLDKPVRALDDLKGLRLRTPSPAVSAMLESYGASPVGLPPSAIYENLQKGNIDGLVTTWDLVNAVKANELLKYHTDAGAYVAGFYFLMNQKKFDSLPADVQKAIDEISGDPLVAKFGDWWDKWEAAGKADAEKHGNEIIQIDDKTRAEWKDAVQPMIKDYLDGLKSKGVKDPEAIYKRAQELVAKFDAKYHADGK, encoded by the coding sequence ATGAAACGTCTGAGTTTGCGTAAAACCGTGATCGGCCTTTTGGCCGGTGCAACGGCGCTGGCGGGTGCCACCTGCGCCAATGCCGCCGACATTACCCTTAAAATCAGCCATTACCTGCCGCCCAGCCATGGCTTTCAGAAGGACTTTCTGGAACCCTGGGCAAAGCAGCTGGAAGAAAAAACCAATGGCAAGGTCGAGGTCAAAATTTATGACGCGACATCAGCCTTTGGTAAAATTGACCGCCAGGCCGACCAGGTCAAAGCCGGTGTTATCGACATGGCCGTTGGCCTGAACGGTATTCCGCGTGACCGTTATCCGGCCGCTTCCATCGTTGAAATGCCGTTCTTGGTGAAATATGCCGATTCAGGGTCGGAAACCCTGTGGAACCTTTATAAGGAAGGCATGCTGGGCAGCGATTATCAGGGCTTCAAGGTTCTGGCGCTGTTTACCCACGAAGGCGGGCTGATCCATACGCTGGATAAACCGGTGCGCGCACTTGACGATTTGAAAGGCCTGCGCCTGCGCACGCCAAGCCCCGCGGTTTCAGCCATGCTGGAATCCTATGGTGCGTCGCCGGTTGGTTTGCCGCCATCGGCCATTTATGAAAACCTGCAAAAGGGCAATATCGATGGTCTGGTCACCACCTGGGACCTGGTCAATGCGGTGAAAGCCAACGAACTTTTGAAATACCATACCGATGCCGGGGCCTATGTTGCCGGTTTTTACTTCCTGATGAACCAGAAGAAATTTGATTCCCTGCCCGCCGATGTGCAAAAGGCAATTGATGAAATTTCCGGCGATCCGCTGGTCGCGAAATTTGGCGACTGGTGGGATAAATGGGAAGCCGCCGGCAAGGCCGACGCCGAAAAGCACGGCAATGAAATCATCCAGATTGATGATAAAACCCGTGCCGAATGGAAAGATGCCGTTCAGCCCATGATCAAGGATTATCTGGATGGTTTGAAATCCAAGGGGGTTAAAGACCCCGAAGCGATTTACAAACGCGCCCAGGAACTGGTCGCCAAATTTGACGCCAAATATCACGCAGATGGCAAATGA
- the maiA gene encoding maleylacetoacetate isomerase: MKLNDLTFYDYFRSSASYRVRIALNLKGLQPETVTTIDLRTGEQAASPYKAVEPSGLVPSFQFGGKTFGQSLALIEWLDVKYPTPRLIPQDALAALGVREIAHTIACDIHPLNNLRILKYITGTLGASEDEKLDWYHHWIKTGFDTLEALIAPHRDEGPFCLGKQATLADVCLVPQVYNARRFDVDLAAYPAICAVDAHCQSLPAFGAAAPE; encoded by the coding sequence ATGAAACTGAACGACCTAACCTTTTACGATTATTTCCGGTCATCGGCGTCGTATCGTGTGCGCATTGCCCTGAATTTAAAGGGATTGCAGCCCGAAACCGTCACCACGATCGACCTTCGCACCGGCGAACAGGCAGCAAGCCCCTATAAGGCGGTCGAGCCATCGGGGCTGGTGCCGTCTTTTCAGTTTGGTGGTAAAACATTTGGCCAGTCCCTGGCGCTGATTGAATGGCTGGACGTTAAATACCCCACCCCACGCCTGATCCCGCAGGATGCACTGGCAGCACTTGGGGTACGTGAAATCGCCCATACCATTGCGTGTGATATTCACCCGTTAAATAACCTGCGCATTTTAAAATATATCACCGGCACGCTGGGCGCATCGGAAGATGAAAAGCTGGACTGGTATCATCACTGGATCAAAACCGGGTTTGATACACTTGAGGCACTCATTGCACCACATCGCGATGAAGGCCCGTTCTGCCTGGGCAAACAGGCAACGCTGGCTGACGTTTGCCTGGTGCCACAGGTTTACAATGCCCGCCGGTTTGATGTGGACCTTGCCGCCTACCCGGCAATTTGCGCCGTCGATGCCCATTGCCAAAGCCTGCCTGCCTTTGGTGCCGCCGCACCGGAATAA
- a CDS encoding IclR family transcriptional regulator: MTTTQPITPNDPTVIDLAGEETGDTRKGIQSIEVGGRIISALCDFQYPVPLKDLAAAVGMSAAKVHRYLTSLARIGLAYQDDQSGLYGLGPMALRMGLSAIERNDVVMRAGRLLRALALEWRSSGHLAIWGERGPVLIRTEHGGPPVISTMGLGTVMPLLRSATGQAFLATMPRSAIEHVIHAEQEILHWDDQKVAGLITETQARGAAVIEGDIVPGLSAISAPVFNLDGSVACCVTLMNPKANYFQPGYPPFEAFLREIARFNHDWGGRERATS, from the coding sequence GTGACCACAACGCAGCCCATCACCCCCAATGACCCCACCGTGATTGATCTGGCGGGCGAAGAAACCGGCGATACCCGCAAGGGCATTCAGTCCATCGAGGTGGGCGGGCGCATCATTTCGGCATTGTGCGATTTTCAATATCCCGTCCCGCTCAAGGACCTGGCGGCGGCCGTTGGCATGTCCGCGGCCAAGGTGCACCGCTACCTCACCAGTCTGGCGCGCATCGGTCTTGCCTATCAGGACGACCAGTCGGGGTTGTATGGGTTGGGGCCGATGGCGTTGCGCATGGGGCTTTCGGCGATTGAACGCAATGATGTGGTGATGCGGGCGGGGCGGCTTTTGCGCGCACTTGCGCTTGAATGGCGTTCATCGGGGCATCTTGCCATTTGGGGCGAACGTGGCCCGGTCCTTATTCGCACCGAACATGGCGGGCCGCCGGTGATTTCAACCATGGGGCTGGGCACGGTGATGCCGCTGTTGCGTTCGGCCACCGGGCAGGCCTTTTTGGCGACCATGCCCCGTTCGGCGATTGAACATGTCATTCACGCCGAGCAGGAAATCCTGCATTGGGATGATCAAAAGGTCGCCGGGCTGATCACCGAAACCCAGGCCCGCGGTGCCGCCGTGATTGAAGGCGACATTGTGCCGGGCCTTTCAGCCATCAGTGCGCCGGTTTTTAACCTCGATGGTTCGGTTGCCTGCTGTGTCACCCTGATGAACCCCAAGGCCAATTATTTCCAGCCGGGCTACCCGCCATTCGAGGCGTTTTTGCGCGAAATCGCCCGGTTCAACCATGATTGGGGCGGGCGCGAACGCGCTACGTCATAA